A genomic window from Brassica napus cultivar Da-Ae unplaced genomic scaffold, Da-Ae ScsIHWf_2890;HRSCAF=3674, whole genome shotgun sequence includes:
- the LOC125602550 gene encoding protein DEHYDRATION-INDUCED 19 homolog 4-like → MDSSSWINHPSVISSRRCQSRSDLLYGGGYEDLEGEDESKSEFICPFCADVFDIVGLCCHIDEEHPVEAKNGVCPVCTKRVGLDIVGHITTQHANFFKVQRRRRLRKGGYGSAYLALKKELREANLQSLLGGSTRFTSSTNLDSDPLLSSFMFSSPSTKSVTPVVEGTSATKLSLKESLKREIQEAPLSGEDQEKSKKSEFVRGLLLSTMLGVGDSF, encoded by the exons ATGGATTCCAGTTCATGGATCAATCATCCTTCCGTTATTTCATCGAGACGATGTCAATCCAGATCAG ATTTGTTATATGGTGGAGGATACGAGGATCTCGAAGGAGAAGACGAATCTAAGTCGGAGTTTATCTGCCCGTTTTGCGCAGATGTTTTTGATATTGTAGGGCTATGTTGTCACATTGATGAAGAGCATCCTGTTGAGGCCAAGAACGGG GTCTGTCCTGTATGCACAAAGAGGGTGGGATTAGATATCGTCGGCCATATAACAACGCAACATGCGAACTTCTTTAAG GTGCAGCGAAGGAGAAGGTTGAGAAAAGGTGGATACGGCTCAGCTTATCTCGCCTTGAAAAAAGAGCTACGTGAAGCGAACTTACAGTCTCTTCTCGGTGGATCTACACGTTTCACTTCTTCAACCAATTTAGATTCTGATCCGTTGCTGTCATCCTTTATGTTTAGTTCTCCTTCAACCAAATCTGTTACACCTGTTGTAGAAGGAACCTCAGCTACAAAACTCTCGCTAAAGGAATCTCTCAAAAG AGAGATTCAAGAAGCTCCACTTTCAGGTGAAGATCAAGAGAAGTCTAAAAAGAGCGAGTTCGTGCGAGGTTTGTTGTTGTCAACCATGCTTGGAGTTGGAGACAGTTTCTAA